Proteins from a genomic interval of Corvus moneduloides isolate bCorMon1 chromosome 6, bCorMon1.pri, whole genome shotgun sequence:
- the ABHD12B gene encoding protein ABHD12B isoform X1, whose protein sequence is MRRRGGDGDSGPRSDSGDIGRAEGRPGAARHGRAQHSWFPGLRMLLLAPLLTYISVPFLVRLFPSVLTKFVYLNFLAFPFFVDFRQPELLVSNTISLHLTTEPGVTVGVWHTVPGSRGAEAQGKDQRWYEEALADAHPVIIYLHGNGGTRAASHRVQFLKTMGAADFHILALDYRGYGDSSGHPTESGFTTDVLALYDWAKARSGNSSIVFWGHSLGTGIATNAVRKLQEERGVQADAVVLESPYTNIREAAANIPLTKIYRQFPGFEYLILDSLARAGMFFRSDENVKVLGCPLLILHAEDDGVVPPKLGRKLYETAREAYKDKSKVKFVTFPEKLGLGHDYISFHPELPALVKDAPSPACRDHKSGSDTAQEGQ, encoded by the exons ATGCGGCGCCGCGGCGGGGACGGTGACAGCGGCCCCAGGAGCGACAGCGGCGACATTGGCCGGGCGGAGGGCAggcccggcgcggcccggcaCGGGCG GGCCCAGCATTCCTGGTTCCCAGGACTGCGCATGCTCCTCCTGGCCCCGCTCCTCACCTACATCTCCGTGCCCTTCCTCGTCCGCCTCTTCCCCAGCGTGCTCACCAAATTTGTCTACCTGAACTTCC TGGCCTTCCCCTTCTTCGTGGACTTTCGGCAGCCGGAGCTGCTGGTGAGCAACACCATCAGCCTGCACCTCACCACCGAGCCGGGCGTCACCGTCGGCGTCTG GCACACGGTGCCGGGCAGCAGAGGGGCCGAGGCGCAGGGCAAGGACCAGCGCTGGTACGAGGAGGCTCTTGCTGATGCTCACCCCGTGATCATCTACCTGCACGGCAATGGGGGCACCAG GGCTGCGAGTCACCGCGTCCAGTTCCTGAAG ACGATGGGGGCTGCTGACTTCCACATCCTGGCTCTTGACTACAGAG GCTATGGGGACTCCAGTGGACACCCCACAGAGAGCGGTTTCACCACAGATGTCCTGGCACTCTATGACTGGGCAAAAGCACGGAGTGGGAACAGCAGCATCGTCTTCTGGGGACACTCCTTGGGGACAGG GATTGCCACCAATGCAgtgaggaagctgcaggaggagcGAG GGGTCCAGGCTGATGCTGTCGTCCTGGAGTCTCCCTACACCAACATCCGAGAGGCGGCCGCCAACATCCCCCTCACCAAG ATCTACCGGCAGTTCCCGGGCTTTGAGTACCTCATCCTGGACTCCTTGGCTCGGGCAGGAATGTTCTTCCGCAGTGATGAGAA CGTGAAGGTGCTGGGCTGccccctcctcatcctgcaCGCAGAAGATGACGGAGTCGTGCCTCCGAAGCTGGGACGCAAG CTCTATGAGACAGCACGCGAAGCCTACAAGGACAAATCCAAGGTGAAGTTCGTTACCTTTCCTGAGAAGCTGGGCTTGGGCCACGACTACATCTCCTTCcacccagagctgcctgccctGGTGAA agatgctccaagCCCCGCATGCAGGGATCACAAATCAGGCTCTGACACAGCACAGGAGGGTCAGTGA
- the ABHD12B gene encoding protein ABHD12B isoform X2 → MRRRGGDGDSGPRSDSGDIGRAEGRPGAARHGRAQHSWFPGLRMLLLAPLLTYISVPFLVRLFPSVLTKFVYLNFLAFPFFVDFRQPELLVSNTISLHLTTEPGVTVGVWHTVPGSRGAEAQGKDQRWYEEALADAHPVIIYLHGNGGTRAASHRVQFLKTMGAADFHILALDYRGYGDSSGHPTESGFTTDVLALYDWAKARSGNSSIVFWGHSLGTGIATNAVRKLQEERGVQADAVVLESPYTNIREAAANIPLTKIYRQFPGFEYLILDSLARAGMFFRSDENVKVLGCPLLILHAEDDGVVPPKLGRKLYETAREAYKDKSKVKFVTFPEKLGLGHDYISFHPELPALVKDFLNVK, encoded by the exons ATGCGGCGCCGCGGCGGGGACGGTGACAGCGGCCCCAGGAGCGACAGCGGCGACATTGGCCGGGCGGAGGGCAggcccggcgcggcccggcaCGGGCG GGCCCAGCATTCCTGGTTCCCAGGACTGCGCATGCTCCTCCTGGCCCCGCTCCTCACCTACATCTCCGTGCCCTTCCTCGTCCGCCTCTTCCCCAGCGTGCTCACCAAATTTGTCTACCTGAACTTCC TGGCCTTCCCCTTCTTCGTGGACTTTCGGCAGCCGGAGCTGCTGGTGAGCAACACCATCAGCCTGCACCTCACCACCGAGCCGGGCGTCACCGTCGGCGTCTG GCACACGGTGCCGGGCAGCAGAGGGGCCGAGGCGCAGGGCAAGGACCAGCGCTGGTACGAGGAGGCTCTTGCTGATGCTCACCCCGTGATCATCTACCTGCACGGCAATGGGGGCACCAG GGCTGCGAGTCACCGCGTCCAGTTCCTGAAG ACGATGGGGGCTGCTGACTTCCACATCCTGGCTCTTGACTACAGAG GCTATGGGGACTCCAGTGGACACCCCACAGAGAGCGGTTTCACCACAGATGTCCTGGCACTCTATGACTGGGCAAAAGCACGGAGTGGGAACAGCAGCATCGTCTTCTGGGGACACTCCTTGGGGACAGG GATTGCCACCAATGCAgtgaggaagctgcaggaggagcGAG GGGTCCAGGCTGATGCTGTCGTCCTGGAGTCTCCCTACACCAACATCCGAGAGGCGGCCGCCAACATCCCCCTCACCAAG ATCTACCGGCAGTTCCCGGGCTTTGAGTACCTCATCCTGGACTCCTTGGCTCGGGCAGGAATGTTCTTCCGCAGTGATGAGAA CGTGAAGGTGCTGGGCTGccccctcctcatcctgcaCGCAGAAGATGACGGAGTCGTGCCTCCGAAGCTGGGACGCAAG CTCTATGAGACAGCACGCGAAGCCTACAAGGACAAATCCAAGGTGAAGTTCGTTACCTTTCCTGAGAAGCTGGGCTTGGGCCACGACTACATCTCCTTCcacccagagctgcctgccctGGTGAA AGACTTCTTAAACGTGAAGTGA